The following nucleotide sequence is from Pseudomonas putida S13.1.2.
GCCACCGCATCGGCCAGGGGCACCACGATGCTGCGAGTCAGCACGGTAGCCATTGCAGCCAAGGCAAGCATGATCACAAGCAACGAGAAGATGATGGCGGTGAATGCTTCGTCTGCTACGTCGCTGCTGCGCTGCGAGGCATCTTCGGCACCTTTGCTGTTGTAGTCGATCAGCGCCGTCAAGGCCTTCATCATACTGTCGGCACGCTGGGTGAGCGGGCCGCTGATCTGCTGCTTCGCCTCGTCCATGCGGCCTGCGGCAATGTCCTGCAGCACTTCTACTTGCAGTTCGAGGTACTGCTGATACGCGTCATTGAAGGTGTTGAACAGGGCGCGATCGTCGGCAGCGATGATGGTGTCGGCGTAGGCTTTCAGGCCACCTTTGAGTTCGGCGTTGATACGTTCGAGCATCTGCAGGTTGCGTGTGCGCTCGGCGGGGTTATCGTCCAGCGCGGCGCGCAGGGTGACGGCGCGGGCGCGCCCGAGGTTGCTGCTGATGTCACCCAGCGCTACCACGGCGGGCATCCAGGTGACCCGGATTTCGTCGGTGGCCTTGTCCATCTGGCGGGTTTCGTAAAGCGCGGTAAGGCCCATGACCAGGACCAGGATGCCCAACAGGGCGAATACGCCGGCAGCGCGAATGCCGATCTTCAAATTCCGTAACTGCATGGAATGCTCCTTGACGGTGGCGTGCAGGCGTCAGGAGCTGGCCGCAAAGCCAGGACACCGAGGTGGCGCCAGGCTCTTGATGCACTGCGGATTAGTAGATTTTTCTCACCCTCTTGCATGTTTTTTCTTTGAATGATGCCATATGGCCATCATTATTGAACAGTCATTCAATGTAACGACATAATTGACAAAACCGTCATTTTTTGACGGTTTTGTCAGGTTTTTCACATCAAGCGATGGGGATCATCGGGTCGGCAGCAGCCAGCGCCAAGCTGCGGTCGGCTGCCGGCGGGTAGATCCACACCGAGTTGATCTGACGCTTGAGGTCCTTGCCTTCCTGGCCCTGCAGTTTCAATTCTCGCTCCCAACCTTCGCTGTACGCCGCGCCCCATTCACCCAGGTCGAGGCAGGTGACGTACTTGGGCTGGCGGTAGACCACAGGTGCCACCCCAAGCAGGTCAGCCATGGCGTTGTTGCCACTGTGGCGACCCATCGGGATGGCGTGCTGGCAGGTCATCAGGGCGTGGTTGCCAACGTCGTCGACAGCAGCCCAAGCGGTATCGCCGGTCGCATAGATGTGGTCCTGGCCGATTACCTTGAGGTGCCCGTCGACCTTGAGCCGGCCGAAGTTGTCACGCTCGCCGGCAACCTGCGCGGTCAGCGGGCTGGCCTTGACGCCGACGGTCCAGATCACGGTGTTGCTGGCGATGTATTCGCCGTTGTCCAGAGTTACGCCACCGGCATCGACAGCCACCACCGAGGTGCCAGTCAACCACTGGACGCCAGCAACCTGCGAGGCGGCAACAATCGACGGCTTGATGCCTGCACCCAATGCCGCGCCGATGCTGGCGCCACGGTCTACCAGCAGCACCCGCACATCGGCGTCTGCGAGGATGGCGCGCAGCCGGGCGGGCATTTCGGTGGCCGTTTCGATGCCGGTGAAACCACCGCCGCAGACCACCACGGTATTGCGGGCAGGTGAAGCGGGCAGGGCGGCCAGGCCCGTCAGATGCTGCTCGAGGCGTACGGCTGACTCCATCTTGTCGACATCGAAGGTGTGCTCTGCAAGGCCCGGGACTGCCGGGCGCGCTACCTGACTGCCAGCGGCAAGGATGAGGCGGTCGTAGCTGATCTGCTGGCGCTGGCCTTGGCTGTCGATGTAGCTCACGGTGCGCGCATCGGCGTCGATGGCTTCGGCGTTACCGGTGATGAAATGCACGCCCACCGCATTGAACAGCTCACCTACGGGGGCCTTCAACGTGTGTGCGTTGGCCTCGTAGAAGCGCGGGCGAATGTGCAGTTCCGCTTGCGGCGCGAGCACGCTGATGCTCAGGTCGTCGCGCTGGGCCTGGTCGAGTAGCCGGGCGGCGCTCAGGGCGCTCCACACACCGGCAAAGCCGGCACCGATGATCAGGATGTTGGATTTCATGCAGGTGCTCCGCAAAGGTCGGGGATGAAAACGGTGGCTTCGATCACACGATAGGTGTCGCTCGAATAACTACGACTCTATTGGTCGTAGTTTATCTCTGCAAGTGTTTTTTCATCATTGCGATGAGGCGAGCCCCAGGACGGGCGTACGCAAAGGCCGTATTTCGTGCTGCCGTGACTGCCGCGGCCGGGGCCGCAAACCTTGCTATCCCCACCCCCATCCGTTATAGATAAAGAAGAAACCATAAAGAAAAGAGGCCATTTCAGCCCCCATGCACGAGATCACACGTATCTTCCGCCCCTCAGGCCCCCATTTCGCGCCCTGCGCAGATGGATACGGGCCCGCCCCCATGACCCTCTCTCCGCTTTCGAGCCTGTACCACGTGTTGTCGATCCCACCGGTCAAGCTCCTGCTGACCCAGATGCGCAAACGCCCCGTCCCTCCACCTGCACCGTAGCGCCTGAATTCCACCACCCCCGGCCATTTGCCGTATGGGGTTGGGGAGCCTTTGCATTTTTTTCAGCGTTCAACTGTTCAGGAATCACTATGACTCTTCGTGTCGCTATCATCGGTGCCGGCCCGTCCGGCCTTGCGCAACTGCGTGCCTTCCAATCCGCCCATGCCCTGGGCGCGCCCATGCCCGAAATCGTATGCTTCGAAAAGCAGGCCGACTGGGGCGGTATGTGGAACTACACCTGGCGCACCGGCCTCGACCAGCATGGCGAGCCGGTGCACGGCAGCATGTACCGCTACCTGTGGTCCAACGGCCCCAAGGAATGCCTGGAGTTCGCCGACTACAGCTTCGATGAGCACTTTGGCCGGCCGATTTCCTCGTACCCGCCGCGCGAGGTGCTGTGGGACTACATCCAGGGCCGCGTGAAGAAGGCCGGGGTGCGCGACTACATCCGCTTCAATACTGCGGTCAAAAACGTCAGCTTCGATGAAAACACCCGCGAGTTCACCGTCAGCGCCCACGACTACAGCGCGGGGCTTGGCATCGAGCAGGTGTTTGATTATGTGGTGGTGGCCAGCGGGCACTTCTCTACCCCGCACGTGCCGGAGTTCGAAGGCTTCGAGCGTTTCACCGGGCGTATCCTGCACGCCCACGACTTTCGCGAAGCGATGGAATTCAACGGCCAGGACCTGCTCATCGTCGGCAGCAGCTACTCGGCCGAAGACATCGGCTCGCAGTGTTACAAGTACGGCGCGCGCTCGATCACCACGGCTTACCGCACCCAACCGATGGGCTACAAATGGCCAAAGGGCTGGGAAGAGCGCCCGCAACTGGTGCGCGTTGAAAACGACCTGGCGTTTTTCGCCGATGGGTCGAACAAGCGCGTGGATGCGATCATCCTGTGCACGGGCTACCAGCATCACTTCCCGTTCCTGCCCGATGAACTCACCCTCAAGACCAACAACCGCCTGTGGCCTGCCGGGTTGTACCAAGGCGTGGTGTGGGAGCAAAACCCGCAACTGCTTTACCTGGGCATGCAGGACCTGTGGTACAGCTTCAACCTGTTCGATGCACAGGCCTGGTTTGCTCGCGACTACATGCTGGGGCGCATCAAGCTGCCGACCAAGGCTGGCATGCAGGCCGACAGTGCGCGCTGGCGCGAGGATGAGGAGCAGCTGGCAACCACTGCTTCGATGTATGAATTCCAGGGCCGATACATCAAGCACCTGATCGAGCAGACGGATTACCCGCGCTTCGACATCGATGCGGTCAACCGCATCTTCCTGCAATGGAAGACCGACAAGAAGCACGACATCATGGGCTACCGCGACAAATCGTACCGCTCGGTGATCACCGGCACCAAAGCGGTACCTCACCATACCCGCTGGATGCAGGCCATGGACGACTCGCTGCAGGAGTACCTGCGCGAAACGGATGGCAAGCAAGGCGAGGTGAAGGTGCTGCGCGGGTAGCTGCCGGACCGACCAGCACGATCAGGATGCGTGCAAGCGGGGAAGTGTTTTGCCGTACCGACGCTCCCCGCGTATCATTTGCGACATGGTTGGTCGGAGATTGATATGTCGCTTTACAGTGCTGGCGTCGAATACGGCATCCATTGCCTGCTGTTTCTGGTAGGCGAGGGTGGTGAGAGCCGTGATTCCAGCGTGCGCGACCTGGCCGAGTTGCAGGGCGTGCCGCAGGAATACCTGGCCAAGGTTTTCACCAAGCTGGCACGTGCCGGGTTGGTGGCCGCCACCGAAGGCGTGCGCGGTGGTTTCCGCCTGGCGCGACCGGCGGCTGAAATCACCGTGCTGGATATCGTCAACGCCATCGACGGGCCGAAGAAGATTTTCGATTGCCGCGAGATCCGCGAACGCTGCACGCTGTTCGAGGGCTCGCCGCCCGCTTGGGCGACGGAAGGCACCTGTGCGATTCATGCCGTGATGCTGGGGGCGCAGAAGCGCATGGAAGAGGCGTTGGCGCAGCAAACTGTTCTGGCATTGGCAATGCGCTTCGGGCGCAAGGCCCCGGCCGAGTTCGGCCAACAGGTGAATAGCTGGATGGGTGAGCGGCGCGAGGGTAAAGGGGGCGGGGATATACCCGTCAGCCAGGTCTGAATGTGTTACCTGTACCGGCCTATTCGCGGGTGAACCCGCTCCCACAGGTACTTCACAGGTCTTGAAAGCTGTGGTGACCCTGTGGGAGCGGGTTCACGCGAATAGGCCGGTACAGGAGTAACGCTTTCAGCGCCCCTCATGCTGGCGCCGATACGCCCCCGGCTGCACCCCCACCGCCTTGGCAAACGCCCGGGTAAACGCCGCCACCGACTGATAGCCCACCTGCGCACCCACTTGCTCCACGGTATTACCCGCCCGTAGCAACTGGCTGGCATGGCGCATGCGCAGCGCCAGCAGCACTTGCCCCGGCGATTGCCCGGCCAGTTCATTGAAACGCTTGAAAAACGCCGACCGCGACAAGCCGGTGCAGGCGGCCATGCTCTCCAGCGTCCAGGCTTGCCCCGGTTGCTCGATCAACTGTTCCAGCAGCCCGGCAAACGCTGGCTGGCGGGCAAGGGCGACCAGCCCGCCCAGTGGCTGCCCGGCAATGACCTGCTGGCGCAGCACGTACAGGAACAACAGGTGCGTCAGGCGCTCCAGCAACGTCTGTGACGGGCCGGCGGCCCGCCGGCATTCTTCCAGAATCAGCTCGAACAGCGCCCGCGCCGCACTGCCGGCGGGGTCTTCGGCGCGCAGCAGGATCCAGTCGGCCAAGCCTTCGACAATCAGTGAAGACAGGCCGGACTGGAAATGGAAGAAGCCACAAACCAGCCCGACGCCGTCGCTGGCTTCGCTATCCAGTGCCTGCATGGCCTGGCGCGGTTGGGCGCAGGCGTCGACCGGGTCCTGATCGCTGGACAAGCGATAGGCAAGGTCGCGCAACAGGAATACTGCATCTCCCTTCTCCAGGCGCACCGGTTGCGGCTGGCCGTCGATGTGCAGCCAGCAATGCCCTTGCACCACCAGGTGGAAGCTGGCGCGGCCCATGCCCTGGGTGCTGGCGTGCCAGCCACCGCAGTAGCGGCCGACATGAAACAGGCTGGCATCGAGCTCCAGGCCCTCTAATAACCAATCGACAAGGTGGCTGGACGAAATCATCTAATACAAAGACTCAGGAACAAGGAAAGGCGACTGATGAATATGGAGGGTAATTCTTATAACCAACAGACTGTAGTGACACCCATCAAAGGAGACCACTCCATGTCCTCGCGCATTACTTTACACACGCTGCAGAGTGCTCCGGAAGCGGCCCGGCCGTTTCTCGAGAATGCCCAGAAGAATTCCGGCTTCATCCCCAACCTGCTGGGCGTGCTGGCCAACGCCC
It contains:
- a CDS encoding NAD(P)/FAD-dependent oxidoreductase, with protein sequence MKSNILIIGAGFAGVWSALSAARLLDQAQRDDLSISVLAPQAELHIRPRFYEANAHTLKAPVGELFNAVGVHFITGNAEAIDADARTVSYIDSQGQRQQISYDRLILAAGSQVARPAVPGLAEHTFDVDKMESAVRLEQHLTGLAALPASPARNTVVVCGGGFTGIETATEMPARLRAILADADVRVLLVDRGASIGAALGAGIKPSIVAASQVAGVQWLTGTSVVAVDAGGVTLDNGEYIASNTVIWTVGVKASPLTAQVAGERDNFGRLKVDGHLKVIGQDHIYATGDTAWAAVDDVGNHALMTCQHAIPMGRHSGNNAMADLLGVAPVVYRQPKYVTCLDLGEWGAAYSEGWERELKLQGQEGKDLKRQINSVWIYPPAADRSLALAAADPMIPIA
- a CDS encoding NAD(P)-binding domain-containing protein, yielding MTLRVAIIGAGPSGLAQLRAFQSAHALGAPMPEIVCFEKQADWGGMWNYTWRTGLDQHGEPVHGSMYRYLWSNGPKECLEFADYSFDEHFGRPISSYPPREVLWDYIQGRVKKAGVRDYIRFNTAVKNVSFDENTREFTVSAHDYSAGLGIEQVFDYVVVASGHFSTPHVPEFEGFERFTGRILHAHDFREAMEFNGQDLLIVGSSYSAEDIGSQCYKYGARSITTAYRTQPMGYKWPKGWEERPQLVRVENDLAFFADGSNKRVDAIILCTGYQHHFPFLPDELTLKTNNRLWPAGLYQGVVWEQNPQLLYLGMQDLWYSFNLFDAQAWFARDYMLGRIKLPTKAGMQADSARWREDEEQLATTASMYEFQGRYIKHLIEQTDYPRFDIDAVNRIFLQWKTDKKHDIMGYRDKSYRSVITGTKAVPHHTRWMQAMDDSLQEYLRETDGKQGEVKVLRG
- a CDS encoding RrF2 family transcriptional regulator — protein: MSLYSAGVEYGIHCLLFLVGEGGESRDSSVRDLAELQGVPQEYLAKVFTKLARAGLVAATEGVRGGFRLARPAAEITVLDIVNAIDGPKKIFDCREIRERCTLFEGSPPAWATEGTCAIHAVMLGAQKRMEEALAQQTVLALAMRFGRKAPAEFGQQVNSWMGERREGKGGGDIPVSQV
- a CDS encoding AraC family transcriptional regulator, with translation MISSSHLVDWLLEGLELDASLFHVGRYCGGWHASTQGMGRASFHLVVQGHCWLHIDGQPQPVRLEKGDAVFLLRDLAYRLSSDQDPVDACAQPRQAMQALDSEASDGVGLVCGFFHFQSGLSSLIVEGLADWILLRAEDPAGSAARALFELILEECRRAAGPSQTLLERLTHLLFLYVLRQQVIAGQPLGGLVALARQPAFAGLLEQLIEQPGQAWTLESMAACTGLSRSAFFKRFNELAGQSPGQVLLALRMRHASQLLRAGNTVEQVGAQVGYQSVAAFTRAFAKAVGVQPGAYRRQHEGR